DNA sequence from the Pedobacter schmidteae genome:
GCCATCAATGGATAAATTTGAGAATATCGAAAATTATATACAGCTTTACAAGCTACATATTTGTATATTTAATAGGGTAATTTATTCATATGGCTGCTTACAGCGTGCTTTCTGATGCGGAACTGACCTCCTTACTAAAAAAAGGGGACAGAAAAGCGTTTGCAGAGATCTTTGACCGTTACCAGCAGGTATTGTACCGTCACGCATATAACTGGTTACAGGATGCAGAGACTGTAAAGGATGCGCTCCAGGATTTATTTACTGCCATTTGGGACAAAAGGGAGAGTATCAACGCCGATAACCTGAGCGGCTATTTATATGCCGCTATGCGGAATCGTATACTGAGGCAAATCAATCTGAGCAAACACCATAAAACTTATCTGGAGTCGCTTGCAGACCATGTGTCGTTGGGTGCGAATGTAACAGACCACCTGGTAAGGGAAAAACAATTAAAAGCGGTCATCGAGAAAGAAATTACTGCCCTTCCGGAAAAGATGCGGAAAATATTTGAATTAAGCAGGAAATCACAACTCACACATGCCGAGATTGCGCTGCAGCTTGGCCTATCTGAGTTGACGGTGAAAACGCAGATAAAAAATGCCCTTCGTATATTAAGAACCAAATTGGGAATAGTATTGTATATCTGGATGATCCTGTTCTATTGAAATAATTTTTCAATTATTTTTAAATTCATCTACCCCCAACAGCCCGTTAGGTTATCTTGTACTTAAATAACGTTGTAATAATCATATGAAAGACCTGAACCAAATACAGATTTTGTTGGATAAATACCTGGATGGTACCGCAAATGTCGAAGAACGGGCAACGGTAGAAAGCTGGTATAACAATTATTCTGCTGTAGACAGGTCAGAACGTGCGAAGAATCTTGTTGATTCCGATCTGGCAGAGGTAAAGGCAAGACTGTTGGTACAGACCGGTACACGCGGCGGAAGTGTGATTTCGATGCGGAAGCAAACAGCATTGGTAGCTGCCGCTGTAGCCGCAATTGTTTTTGCTATTTGGTTCTTCTTTATTCCCCGTTATTCCGGTACTTCGTTATCCCGAACGAAGGGGAGAGCGTTAACGAATGACATTGCCCCAGGTAAAAACACAGCGACAATAACGTTTTCTGGTGATAAAAGTATAACACTTAATGATACCAAAAATGGAGTTGTAATAGGAAATAACAAATTAACTTATAGTGATGGAAGCCCGATTTCCCTGCAAGAAGTAGGTTTCTCTGATCAGGAGCGTATGGTTACTGCTGCCACACCACGTGGCGGAACCTACCGGATCATTTTGCCTGATGGCACTGAGGTTAGGTTAAATGCCGCCAGTAAGATTACCTTCCCTGCTAAGTTTAAGGATAGGGAGCGTCGGATCATACTGGACGGTGAGGCTTATTTTAAAGTGGTGCATAATGCCAGACAGCCATTCATTGTAGAAAGCAGGGGGCAGGAGGTAAAAGACATTGGTACTGAATTTAACATCAATTGCTATACAGATGAAGGCCTGATAAGAACAACCCTTGTTGAGGGGAGCGCCGAAGTATCTTCTTTAATTTCAGCGTCAACATTAACCTTATATCCCAAGCAGCAGGCTACCCTTGCAAATCGTACACTTAAAATGACCGAAGTGAACGTGGACGATGTCGTTGCCTGGACTAGCGGAACCTTCAGTTTTACCAGCGAAAGCATTACATCCATTATGCGTAAGGTAGCAAGATGGTACGACATAGACATCATATATGAGACCAATGTAAGTGATATCAGTTTCACAGGCAGTGTAAACCGCTATTATAAGCTCTCCACTTTGCTGGATAAACTTCAGCAAACGGGGGCCTTGCAATTTGATATTGAGGGCCGAAAGGTAATCGTCAAAGATGCTCGTCCCTGAAAAACAACCGATCAACTAAACTAAGACCACATGAAGAAAAATTTACGAAAGAACAGCTAAAACACAGTAGGGGCGGGTAAAAGACGCAAAGGTGTGCGACCACCTTTACGCCTATGCCTGAGTTAACCCCATTACGGATAGCATCCGCACAGATCAATTTGACAATAATCTTGTAATTAACCCAAACACAACAAAAGTATGAATTTAAATGCTTTTTACACAGGTGTGCGCTATTATTGTGCGCTACCATTAATACTGCGAGTTATGAGGATAACTGCTTTTCTGATTTTGGCTGTTATAATGCAGGTAAGTGCAAGCACTTACGGGCAAAGGGTAACACTTGCCGAAAAAAATACGCCGCTCAGGATCATCTTTAATAAAATCAAACAACAGACAGGATACAACATTCTTTTTGAGGATGGGGCTTTGGCTGGTAAAAAAGCGAAAAATATCCAGCTAAAAAATGTCACCCTGGCCGATGCTATGGAGCGGATTCTGGAAAACCAGGGCCTGGACTATAACATCAGTGACCAGATTGTGGTCATTAAAGCGAAGGAACCATCCTTTTTGGATGGTTTGATTGCCCGATTTCAGCGCATTGATGTCAGGGGCCGGATCCTCGATCAGCAGAAAAATCCAATGGTAGGGGCAACGGTTAAGGTAAAAGGAACCAATCAATCTGTTGTAACCGATGAAAGGGGACAGTTCCATTTAAGAAATGTAGATGAAAAGGCAGTTCTGGTAATTGCTTATATCGGTTATACTACACAGGAAATTAACGCCAGCAATAACCTAGGAGACATCGTGATGCTGCTTTCAGACAATAAACTGGAAGAGGTAAATGTGATGGTTAGCACAGGCTATCAGAGCCTTCCAAAAGAAAGGGCAACCGGAGCCTTCGGATCGGTAAGCAGGGCAACGCTCGACCATCGCCCGGTTTCCAACCTCTCTTCTGCACTTCAGGGCCTGGTTGCCGGTATGCAGGCACGGGAAAAAGAAGATGGCAGTGTAGATTTCCTGATTAGGGGAAACAGTTCATTGTATGCAGAAGCAAGGCCACTGGTAGTAGTGGATGGTTTTCCAGTATCGGCAAGTAATTTTTCAGACATCAACCCGAATGACATAGAGTCCATTACTGTATTGAAGGATGCTGCAGCGGCCTCCATCTGGGGCGCCCGTTCTGCAAATGGTGTAATCGTTGTTGTAACCAAAAAACTAAAAGGTGCCAGCAAGCTAAGCGTAGAAGGAAGCGCTTTTTCGAGGATAGCGGGCAAACCGGACCTCAATCAACTGCTTACCACAGCCAATTCGGCCGATCATGTAGCTTATGAACGTAAAGCATTCGAGAACAAATGGGAATTTAATGCGCTTACCAACTCGTTCTTTGATATTTTTAAGCCACTTACCCTGGCGCAGGAACTGATGTATGGCAATAAATATGGAAAAGTAAGTACTGCAGATATGAATGCAGGCCTTGATCGCCTGAGTACCATTGACAACCGCCAGCAGATCAAAGACCTGCTGTTGCAGAAAGCCATCCTGAACCAGTACAATGTCAACATCCAGACAGGTACCGAACGTGCTAAAACCTATGCTTCGGTGATGTATGAAAAGAATAAGACTGGCTATATTAAGAGCGGTTACGACCGTTTTAACCTGAACTTTAACAATGATTTCAAACTTACCCGCTACTTAAACTTTAACCTTTCGGCCAATCTGCAATACAGGAAGCAGGAAACCAGCGGGGCAAGTGTAGCCGAGTTACAGGAACTATCGCCTTATGAAGTGCTGCTCAACGCTGATGGCAGTTATGGCGTGAACCTGAAGACCTACAATCGGGATATACTTTCGCAGATGCCTTTGAATAAATTCAATTATTCTGATGTGTCTTATAACCTTTTGCGCGAAGTAAAGGGAAGAAGCCGTAAGAACGATGTATTGAGCAGCAGGGTACAGGCGGGTTTAAACCTGACCATCCTTAAAGGTCTTACCTTCGACACCAGGTTCCAGTACGAACGTTCCAGAACAAATTACGAAGAGATTTATGATGAAAGTACCTTTTATGTAAGGGATCTTTCTACAATGATGACCGATTACAACTACAATACCAAAGTGGTCGTAAAATCGTATATCCCTAAAGGCGGTATTTTAAAAGGAAAAGCAGTAGATCTTGAGAGTTACCTTGTTCGAAACCAATTAAACTACGATAAACTGATTGCTCAAAAACACCAGATTTCCGCAATTGCAGGTATGGAAATCTCAAAATATACCACCTCTTCCAGAACCAATCCTTATGTGTATGGATACGCTCCGGATAAGCTGCAGGCCACCACACCTCCTTATGGTTATGGCAGTGCTGCTGATCCGATCCTGGATTTCACGGGAGGCGCATTTTATACTGCGATTCCGGGCGGGGATACGATATTTGACTGGCTGCGGAACAAATATGTTTCCTTTTATGGAAATGCTTCCTATACCTATGATAATAAATACACCCTTAGCGGAAGCATAAGAAGTGATGCCTCAAATTTCATTACAGATGACCCTAAGTTACGCTGGTCGCCATTATGGTCTGTAGGCGCAAAATGGAATGTGATGAATGAAGATTTCATGCCTAAGAATGGCTTATTTGACCGCCTTGAACTTCGCCTTACCTATGGAAAGAACGGAAATGTGGAAGGTTCTACTTCTACCAAAGCATTGCTGAGCGTAGGCACCAGCCCAAGTGCTACCACAGGTACAATTGTAGCCACCGTGGCAGACAATGGCAACCCATCCCTGCGCTGGGAAAAAACAACAAGCACAAACCTGGGGATTGATTTTGCCTTGCTCGGTCATAAGCTTTTCGGTTCCATAGACCTGTACAACAAAAAAGGCAAAGACATCACCGGTAATATTGCCCTGCCTGCAGTAACAGGGACCACCTTGCAGAAATTTAACAATGCAGAAATTACCAACCGTGGTATTGAGCTGACTTTAGGGACAAACGCAACCATTCCAAATACGAAAATCGGGTACAGTACCTCGTTTAATTATGCCTACAATTACAACAATGTTGACAAATTGTATAAACCGACTTACCTGCCATATCAGCTATTAGGGAATGTTTTTGTGCAAGGAAGGCCCGTAAACCCTGTATATACTTATACTTATATGGGAATGAAGGATGGGGTTCCACAGGCAGCTGGGCCAAACAGCAGTTTGCAGAGTTTTAATGACCTTGCATTTTACAACAGTGGTAACGGGCTGCAGTTTTTAAATTATGAAGGTACGGGAACCCCGCCGCATACACTGGGTTGGACAAACAACATCAGGGTGCAGAATTTTAACCTGACGGCTATTTTTATTGGAAAAATGGGTGGAGTATACCGCAATCCTGGTTTTAACTATGCGACCACTGTTGGCTCACAAAAAAACCAGGTAAACCGGTTCGTGAGTGATGTGCTGGCAGGTAATCCGGATATGCCGGGTTTTGCCAAACCCAACGAAACCCAGCTTTATTTGTGGGACCGTTATTCGCCTGTGCTGAACACCCTTATAGAAAGCTCATCCTATATTGAATGCAAGGAGCTTACACTGGAGTATAACCTGCCAAGAAAAATTGCTGAACAGATTAAGGTAAACAATGTTAAATTCTTTGCCCAAACACGCGATGTGGGCCTGATCTGGCAGGCGAACAGCAAGGGCTATAACCCGGACTGGCTTCCGGGGACCAACAGACCTGCGCAAACTTACACCTTTGGTATTAACCTTCAATTTTAAGAATAACGATCATGAAACTATTAAAATATTCAATTATAAGCGTATTTCTTCTTGCAGGTTGCAAAAAGTACCTGTCGGAAGAACCAAAAAAACAAGCCAGTATCCAAACAGTTGCACAACTGGAAGCTTTGGTAGACAATGCTACTGCTTTTTCTTATGAACTGAATTATACGGCGATCAATTCTACAGATGATACCGAGATCAGCAAGCCTCTTTACCAAAATAACAGAAGTGTTGGCGCGTTTTCGATTGACCGGCTCCAATATTATGTCTGGGATGTAAACGGGCTGGTAAACCAGGTTTCTGATCAGCTGTGGAACGGGGAATTTAAAAAGATATTCACGGCAAACCTGGTCCTGGCCAACATAGATCAGGTAAGTGGCGATGAAGCTGCCAGGCAAAGGGTAAAAGCTGACGCCCATTTCATCAGGGCCTATTCGTATTGGGTACTGGTCAATCATTACTGTGCCCCTTATACTGCGGCCAACCT
Encoded proteins:
- a CDS encoding RNA polymerase sigma factor, which encodes MAAYSVLSDAELTSLLKKGDRKAFAEIFDRYQQVLYRHAYNWLQDAETVKDALQDLFTAIWDKRESINADNLSGYLYAAMRNRILRQINLSKHHKTYLESLADHVSLGANVTDHLVREKQLKAVIEKEITALPEKMRKIFELSRKSQLTHAEIALQLGLSELTVKTQIKNALRILRTKLGIVLYIWMILFY
- a CDS encoding FecR family protein, producing MKDLNQIQILLDKYLDGTANVEERATVESWYNNYSAVDRSERAKNLVDSDLAEVKARLLVQTGTRGGSVISMRKQTALVAAAVAAIVFAIWFFFIPRYSGTSLSRTKGRALTNDIAPGKNTATITFSGDKSITLNDTKNGVVIGNNKLTYSDGSPISLQEVGFSDQERMVTAATPRGGTYRIILPDGTEVRLNAASKITFPAKFKDRERRIILDGEAYFKVVHNARQPFIVESRGQEVKDIGTEFNINCYTDEGLIRTTLVEGSAEVSSLISASTLTLYPKQQATLANRTLKMTEVNVDDVVAWTSGTFSFTSESITSIMRKVARWYDIDIIYETNVSDISFTGSVNRYYKLSTLLDKLQQTGALQFDIEGRKVIVKDARP
- a CDS encoding SusC/RagA family TonB-linked outer membrane protein, which codes for MRITAFLILAVIMQVSASTYGQRVTLAEKNTPLRIIFNKIKQQTGYNILFEDGALAGKKAKNIQLKNVTLADAMERILENQGLDYNISDQIVVIKAKEPSFLDGLIARFQRIDVRGRILDQQKNPMVGATVKVKGTNQSVVTDERGQFHLRNVDEKAVLVIAYIGYTTQEINASNNLGDIVMLLSDNKLEEVNVMVSTGYQSLPKERATGAFGSVSRATLDHRPVSNLSSALQGLVAGMQAREKEDGSVDFLIRGNSSLYAEARPLVVVDGFPVSASNFSDINPNDIESITVLKDAAAASIWGARSANGVIVVVTKKLKGASKLSVEGSAFSRIAGKPDLNQLLTTANSADHVAYERKAFENKWEFNALTNSFFDIFKPLTLAQELMYGNKYGKVSTADMNAGLDRLSTIDNRQQIKDLLLQKAILNQYNVNIQTGTERAKTYASVMYEKNKTGYIKSGYDRFNLNFNNDFKLTRYLNFNLSANLQYRKQETSGASVAELQELSPYEVLLNADGSYGVNLKTYNRDILSQMPLNKFNYSDVSYNLLREVKGRSRKNDVLSSRVQAGLNLTILKGLTFDTRFQYERSRTNYEEIYDESTFYVRDLSTMMTDYNYNTKVVVKSYIPKGGILKGKAVDLESYLVRNQLNYDKLIAQKHQISAIAGMEISKYTTSSRTNPYVYGYAPDKLQATTPPYGYGSAADPILDFTGGAFYTAIPGGDTIFDWLRNKYVSFYGNASYTYDNKYTLSGSIRSDASNFITDDPKLRWSPLWSVGAKWNVMNEDFMPKNGLFDRLELRLTYGKNGNVEGSTSTKALLSVGTSPSATTGTIVATVADNGNPSLRWEKTTSTNLGIDFALLGHKLFGSIDLYNKKGKDITGNIALPAVTGTTLQKFNNAEITNRGIELTLGTNATIPNTKIGYSTSFNYAYNYNNVDKLYKPTYLPYQLLGNVFVQGRPVNPVYTYTYMGMKDGVPQAAGPNSSLQSFNDLAFYNSGNGLQFLNYEGTGTPPHTLGWTNNIRVQNFNLTAIFIGKMGGVYRNPGFNYATTVGSQKNQVNRFVSDVLAGNPDMPGFAKPNETQLYLWDRYSPVLNTLIESSSYIECKELTLEYNLPRKIAEQIKVNNVKFFAQTRDVGLIWQANSKGYNPDWLPGTNRPAQTYTFGINLQF